The Paracoccus sediminicola genome has a segment encoding these proteins:
- a CDS encoding aldo/keto reductase encodes MNRISIADGVALSRIGYGMWRIADDSDTSPGHVQAKIEACLEQGITTLDQADIYGGYTAEAVLGAALKAAPELRDKVEIVTKCGIVAPMGRHAAARVKHYDTSASHIAASVDASLRDMKTDRIDLLLIHRPDPLMDPVETGRALDAVVEAGKVRAVGVSNFRPHDIALLQESMYQPLCANQIEISLAAPEALSNGDLAFMQREGMLPMAWSPLAGGALFAGVRPALIEALRNMAETKGCDLAALAVAWLLHHPAGIIPVMGTNTLTRIRQLSDALSVEMDREDWFILYEAALGHEVA; translated from the coding sequence ATGAACCGGATTTCGATTGCCGATGGTGTCGCGCTGAGCCGGATCGGCTACGGAATGTGGCGGATCGCCGATGACAGCGACACCAGCCCCGGCCATGTTCAGGCCAAGATCGAGGCCTGTCTGGAACAGGGCATCACCACGCTGGACCAGGCGGATATCTATGGCGGCTATACGGCCGAGGCCGTGCTCGGCGCGGCGCTGAAGGCAGCGCCAGAGCTGCGCGACAAGGTCGAGATCGTCACCAAATGCGGGATCGTCGCACCGATGGGCCGCCATGCAGCGGCGCGGGTCAAGCATTACGACACCTCGGCTTCCCATATCGCGGCCAGCGTCGATGCCAGCCTGCGCGACATGAAGACCGACCGCATCGATCTTTTGCTAATCCACCGCCCCGATCCGCTGATGGACCCGGTCGAGACCGGTCGCGCTCTGGATGCGGTGGTCGAGGCGGGCAAGGTGCGCGCCGTCGGTGTGTCGAACTTCCGCCCCCATGACATCGCGCTTTTGCAGGAGAGCATGTACCAGCCGCTCTGCGCCAACCAGATCGAGATCTCGCTTGCCGCGCCCGAGGCGCTCAGCAATGGCGATCTGGCCTTCATGCAGCGCGAAGGGATGCTGCCGATGGCCTGGTCTCCGCTGGCCGGGGGGGCGCTGTTTGCGGGGGTGCGCCCGGCGCTGATCGAGGCGCTGCGCAACATGGCCGAGACCAAGGGCTGCGATCTTGCGGCGCTCGCCGTGGCATGGCTGTTGCATCATCCGGCAGGGATCATCCCGGTGATGGGCACCAACACGCTGACACGGATCCGACAGCTTTCTGATGCGTTGAGCGTCGAGATGGATCGCGAGGACTGGTTCATTCTGTACGAGGCAGCGCTCGGCCACGAGGTCGCATGA
- a CDS encoding flavin reductase family protein — translation MTSFTPDHDHARAFRDALGSFATGVTVVTIPSATGPQGLTANSFASLSLAPPLVLWSPGKFSRRHDLFAQAPYFSVHVLAEDQRDLAERFTRGGAQFDGLDLAASPEHVPVIPGVLTRFDCALHDSHDAGDHTLVIGHVLRVEAGRGRPLVFAQGDWGAHRPL, via the coding sequence ATGACATCATTCACCCCCGATCACGACCATGCCCGCGCCTTCCGCGACGCGCTTGGCAGCTTCGCGACCGGGGTGACGGTTGTGACGATCCCGTCAGCAACAGGGCCGCAGGGGCTGACCGCCAACAGCTTCGCATCGCTGTCTCTCGCGCCCCCGCTTGTGCTGTGGTCGCCGGGGAAATTCTCGCGCCGCCATGATCTCTTCGCCCAAGCGCCCTATTTCAGCGTGCATGTGCTGGCCGAGGATCAGCGCGATCTGGCCGAGCGGTTCACCCGCGGTGGCGCGCAGTTCGACGGTCTGGATCTGGCCGCTTCGCCCGAGCATGTGCCGGTGATCCCCGGCGTGCTGACCCGTTTTGATTGCGCGCTTCATGACAGCCATGACGCCGGAGACCACACGCTGGTCATCGGCCATGTGCTGCGGGTCGAGGCGGGCAGGGGCAGGCCGCTCGTCTTCGCGCAGGGGGACTGGGGCGCGCATCGTCCGCTGTGA
- the glpK gene encoding glycerol kinase GlpK translates to MTILAIDQGTTSSRGIVFSDDLSVEATAQQEFDQHFPQSGWVEHDPDDIWTTTAATARGAIEKAGAPRIDAIGITNQRETTLIWDRGTGRPIHRAIVWQDRRTADICVRMKSEGHESQVTDTTGLLLDPYFSATKIGWILDQVEGARGRAEKGELAFGTVDTFLIWKLTGGQSHVTDATNAARTMLYDIRKGEWSEEMCRMFGVPMALLPEVRDSAAEFGVTRADLFGREVPILGVAGDQQAATVGQACFEAGMMKSTYGTGCFALLNTGEEAVRSENRLLTTIAYQLDGKPVYALEGSIFIAGAVVQWLRDGLKIIREAGETADLSAKADEGQEIIMVAAFTGLGAPYWNPNARGGVFGLTRNTGPAEFALAALRSVGFQTRDLLQAMRADWPDAGDAVLRVDGGMTASEPAMQFLADILGAPVDRPENTETTAQGAAWLAGYKAGICPGPEEYARAWKLDRRFEPRMDEAARHKHYSAWKRAVSAVIAMTGEDQSA, encoded by the coding sequence ATGACCATTCTCGCCATCGACCAGGGCACCACCTCATCGCGCGGCATCGTGTTTTCGGACGATCTGTCGGTCGAGGCCACCGCGCAGCAGGAATTCGATCAGCATTTCCCGCAATCGGGCTGGGTCGAGCATGATCCCGACGATATCTGGACCACCACCGCCGCCACCGCGCGCGGCGCGATCGAGAAGGCGGGCGCGCCGCGGATCGACGCGATCGGCATCACCAATCAGCGCGAAACCACGCTGATCTGGGATCGCGGCACCGGCAGGCCGATTCACCGAGCGATTGTCTGGCAGGACCGCCGGACCGCGGATATTTGTGTCAGGATGAAATCCGAAGGTCACGAGAGCCAGGTCACCGATACGACCGGGTTGTTGCTGGACCCTTATTTCAGCGCCACGAAGATCGGCTGGATTCTCGATCAGGTCGAGGGCGCCCGGGGCCGCGCCGAGAAGGGCGAGCTGGCTTTCGGTACGGTGGATACGTTTCTGATCTGGAAACTCACCGGCGGGCAGAGCCATGTCACCGACGCCACCAATGCCGCGCGGACGATGCTGTATGACATTCGCAAGGGCGAGTGGTCCGAAGAGATGTGCCGGATGTTCGGCGTGCCGATGGCGCTGCTGCCGGAGGTGCGCGATTCGGCGGCGGAATTCGGGGTGACACGCGCCGATCTGTTCGGGCGCGAGGTGCCGATCCTCGGCGTGGCGGGCGATCAGCAGGCGGCGACGGTGGGGCAGGCCTGTTTCGAGGCCGGGATGATGAAGTCCACCTATGGCACGGGCTGCTTCGCGCTGCTGAACACCGGCGAAGAGGCGGTGCGCTCGGAAAACCGGCTTCTGACGACCATCGCCTATCAGCTGGACGGCAAGCCGGTCTATGCGCTTGAGGGGTCGATCTTCATCGCCGGCGCGGTGGTGCAATGGCTGCGCGACGGGCTGAAGATCATCCGCGAGGCCGGCGAGACGGCGGATCTGTCGGCCAAGGCCGATGAGGGGCAGGAGATCATCATGGTCGCCGCCTTTACCGGGCTGGGCGCGCCATACTGGAACCCGAATGCGCGGGGCGGGGTGTTCGGCCTGACCCGGAACACCGGTCCGGCGGAATTCGCGCTTGCCGCGCTGCGCTCGGTCGGGTTCCAGACGCGGGATCTGTTGCAGGCGATGCGGGCCGACTGGCCGGATGCGGGCGACGCGGTGCTGCGCGTCGATGGCGGCATGACCGCCAGCGAACCGGCGATGCAGTTCCTTGCCGATATTCTGGGCGCGCCGGTGGACCGGCCCGAGAATACCGAGACCACGGCGCAGGGCGCGGCATGGCTGGCGGGATACAAGGCCGGGATCTGTCCGGGGCCGGAGGAATATGCACGGGCCTGGAAGCTCGACCGGCGTTTCGAGCCGCGCATGGACGAGGCCGCGCGGCACAAGCATTACAGCGCCTGGAAGCGTGCCGTTTCCGCCGTGATCGCCATGACCGGCGAGGATCAGAGCGCGTAG
- a CDS encoding carboxypeptidase M32 gives MSDFDALMEFQRTTEALSSVAQRLGWDQETVMPRGATEQRAEEIAAMEAVLHERRTDPRIGEWLDSAESEAEDAEDARMLALIGRDYRRQIRIPARLATELARLTSLSQGIWAEARGADDVSAFLPTLSEILMLKREEAAALADGGGAYDALLDDYEPGATAESLSAIFTAMRPRLVQLRDDVLGAEIQPEPLSGQFPAETQLRLARQCATAFGYDWSRGRMDLAVHPFSSGTWQDSRITTRVVTADPFNCLYSTIHEVGHSNYELGIDSDYAFTALGGGVSLGVHESQSRIAENQIGRSEAFTHWLFERMTEAFDGLNITDPRGFYGSVNRVTPGYIRTESDEVQYNLHIMMRFDLERDLISGKLDVEDLEEAWNARFLKDFGVAVDKPSNGVLQDVHWAVGLFGYFPTYALGNVYAGCLNRAMRDALPDLDTALREGDATPAVEWLRENVHRHGRLIPAAQLIEQASGEDVSAEPLLDYLEEKFGGIYAL, from the coding sequence ATGAGCGATTTCGACGCCCTCATGGAATTTCAGCGCACCACCGAGGCGCTGTCCTCGGTCGCGCAACGGCTTGGCTGGGATCAGGAAACCGTCATGCCACGCGGAGCCACGGAACAACGCGCCGAAGAAATCGCCGCGATGGAGGCCGTGCTGCATGAACGCCGGACCGATCCGCGCATCGGCGAATGGCTCGACAGCGCCGAATCCGAGGCAGAGGATGCCGAGGATGCAAGGATGCTGGCGCTGATCGGGCGCGATTACCGCCGCCAGATCCGCATCCCGGCGCGGCTGGCGACGGAGCTTGCCCGGCTGACCTCTCTCTCGCAGGGGATCTGGGCCGAGGCGCGGGGCGCGGATGACGTGTCCGCCTTCCTGCCGACGCTCTCGGAAATACTGATGCTGAAGCGCGAAGAGGCCGCAGCGCTCGCGGATGGCGGCGGCGCCTATGACGCGTTGCTGGACGATTACGAACCCGGCGCGACGGCAGAGAGCCTGTCGGCGATCTTCACCGCGATGCGCCCGCGCCTCGTGCAGCTGCGCGACGACGTTCTGGGCGCCGAGATCCAGCCCGAACCGCTGAGCGGGCAGTTCCCGGCAGAGACCCAGCTTCGCCTTGCCCGGCAATGCGCCACGGCCTTCGGCTATGACTGGTCGCGGGGCCGCATGGATCTGGCGGTGCATCCGTTCAGCTCGGGGACGTGGCAGGACAGCCGGATCACCACGCGCGTGGTCACGGCGGACCCGTTCAACTGCCTCTATTCGACCATTCACGAGGTCGGCCATTCCAATTACGAACTCGGCATCGATAGCGACTATGCCTTTACCGCGCTTGGCGGCGGGGTGTCTCTGGGCGTGCACGAATCGCAATCCCGCATCGCCGAGAACCAGATCGGCCGCTCGGAGGCCTTCACCCATTGGCTGTTCGAGCGCATGACCGAGGCGTTTGACGGGCTGAACATCACCGACCCGCGCGGCTTCTATGGCAGCGTGAACCGGGTCACGCCGGGCTATATCCGCACCGAATCCGACGAGGTGCAGTATAATCTCCACATCATGATGCGCTTCGATCTGGAGCGCGACCTGATCTCGGGCAAGCTGGATGTCGAGGATCTGGAAGAGGCGTGGAACGCGCGCTTCCTCAAGGATTTCGGCGTCGCGGTCGACAAGCCCTCCAACGGCGTGCTGCAGGATGTGCATTGGGCGGTGGGGCTGTTCGGCTATTTCCCGACCTATGCGCTCGGCAATGTCTATGCGGGCTGCCTGAACCGGGCCATGCGCGACGCGCTGCCCGATCTGGACACCGCCCTGCGCGAGGGAGACGCCACCCCCGCCGTCGAATGGCTGCGCGAGAATGTCCATCGCCACGGCAGGCTCATCCCAGCCGCGCAACTGATCGAGCAGGCCAGCGGAGAGGACGTCTCGGCCGAGCCGCTGCTCGACTATCTCGAAGAGAAATTCGGCGGCATCTACGCGCTCTGA